TTACTCATAGAACGGTGCCTCTACCTCCCACcttagaagaaaaaacagTCAAAAAAGTCTGTCTTCCCTCCTGGACACGAGCATTACCCAATACCGTGATCAGATTCCTAAAATATTCAGGTCTTATCTcagaaaaggaaagaaCTGTTATCAGTGAAGAAGCTATTGGACCGCGGTATATATTTGCATGTCATCCACATGGTGTTATTTCTCTGGGAATCACAGGACTGCTTTGCTGGGGCGGCAAATCCCAAATcacaaaaacaaaaatcaCAGAAGGAGTAAATTTCAGTCTAAAAgactttgaaattgataacCCAAAAGATGTGGAGGATGATAGCCAGACTACTCACCATATACTGCTGTCGTCAAAGTCGTTTGCTTCATTGTTCCCTGGCATTAAGACGCATCTTCTAACGATTTCGACACAGTTTTTACTACCTTTCTACAGAGATTATATTATGGCTTTAGGGGTCGGTTTAGTAACAAAGAGTGGAATTGCATCCTTACTGAAGAAAAACCGCAGTGTTGCTATCGTTATCGGCGGAGCCCATGAGTCATTACTTGCTAAACAAGGTAGCAACAAAATAGTACTGAACAAACGTAAAGGCTTCATTAAAATTGCACTACAAAATTGTAATAGAAGCGATACAGTTTCCAACCTCACAGAAGAACAAATCGATCAGAAGGTTATGGATGGTAAATGGAATTGTGAGATGAGCAATATAGCTATTGTTCccacatatatatatggaGAAAACAATATTCACAATGTATTCAATACAACCGAATACACTCAGCAGACTCCTGGAcaggaaaatgaaaaatccaagCTACTAAATttacttttgaaaatgcaattgcGTTTAAAAAACCTGACAGGTTTTACTATACCTATTGTGAATAGCCGCTCAATATTCAATTATGATTTTGGGTTGCTGCCCTACAGGCGCAAAGTTGATATTGTCGTTGGAAAACCTATTTATATAACAAGAAAATTTGGTTCTAATGTCGGAGATGAAGTTACTCaggaagaaattgactATTTCCACTCCCTATATATAGAGCAACTAATGAGGCTATGGAAAGATAACAGAATGTTTTGTTCTCCTACTGATGAAGAGCTCAGCATCGTTTACTGAACGTAAATATACAACCTTAATTACAGCAAAAATCTGGTATAATTGTTCTGTAAAGCAAAAATTAATTCATCAGCAACATTTCACTCAACTGGATTTCTACGAAGAATATAAATCACCATTTTACTTCAGATTTTCACGCAGAAACATATCCACACCTGCAAAGGTCACCAACAAACGTCATTTCTCTTCTCTTGCCTGCTCTAGTACTCTCCGcataaataaaaatggaaaatcGTCAACCCCATTTTTTGGGCGtttgacaaaaaaatgatATGCGCAAGCCCGGAATCGAACCAGGGGCTTAACGATGGCAACGTTGAATTTTACCACTAAACCACTTGCGCAAGTTTGTCTTTTCTATGGGATTTTTCATGATCTGCtccaaaaaagaaagtgtCAGTAGATAGATGATAACATACTAATATTAAGGTTTTGATGTTAGAAAAAGGGAAGTTAACAAGGGTCAAGTATCCCGAGtaggaagcaaagagagGTAGTCCCGTTGATCATGTAGAAAATAGGCATAGAGAAGCCGTCCGAGACACTGTCATTAGCATAAATTAACTATTATTTGTCAACGAGCTATGACAGGAATGGCAtagcaaaaataaagacctAAAACGTAATAAGCTCGTACAGGAGTCTGCTATACGAAAAAGAGTAGCAACCGAGGGTGATTCCAGGTTGCGGGCGTGAAGTATATAAGACAGACAATATCCTGttatatagaattgataGAGCTGATATAGCTCCTCATCGGGAGTGAAAGGAGcagaaggaggaaaagTTGGAATAGTAGGAGACTCGGATTAGAACGACGCATTTTTTGAAAGGCAATCTTTTGTCTAAGAAAGACTTATGCATAATGGAAAGTTGAGTAGTGAATTGAGAATAGTCCTTGGACAAATAAGAGTTTTTTCCCTCCACCTTACTAATGGGCTTTCACCTATAACTTTTGTTATAGTTGAACGACTGGATTTCTTGTATAATCGAAAGTTTATGTTAGCATGAGACTTAAAAGGGACTAAAAGTGGATGGATAactctatttttttatcagtGAGGAAAATGCCTATCTAAATCTATTAACCTAACTTGTGGTGAGAAATATGCACCTACTTTTTATGACTGCGTATTTAGATTATTTAACTGAGGattcttttttgttgtcCTTCTTTACTAGAAAGACTCTTATATTAGGTCTGTTTACGAAAATGGTGTTTTAACTTTTatgtttctcttgaaattATACAATATTAGTAATGGGTTATGAGAttctttttatctttttaGTTTGAGGCAGTTATTACAAACCATTTTTTTGGGTAAGTATTTAAGGCTATAGTTTataccaaaaaataataaggTATATAACTGACAGGTACTTTCTAGTCAGAAATTATGTAGTATAGGTtctggttttttttgtaaaacTTGAACGAATTTGCATCAAAGCAAGATATTTCCTAAGTTGAGTTAATCAATTTTTGGAGTGAAGGTACCTATTAGTCGATATATGTTGTATTCattcaaattgatgatttatGCCCTCCTAAAGCCTTACCATTAAAATAAGTAACTAATATTCTAAAGAACCAATGGGTGTTGTCCAGGTTTCGTCATCTCATCCACCAAACTACCGATTTGTTCATTTGTCACTCCTAAATTTAGATAACCACTTGCCAAAAATTTTAACACGTCAATATGTATGATAAGAGAATCACCTCTGTAAACCTTGAAAAAACTTTCAACTTTGCTCGTCTTAATAATGcacaagaaaaataaaactgtATTTTATCAGATTAATACATAGTAGACTTTGAACCAGAGAGGAACTGTCAGTCTTCATATTGTAGGTGTGACAAAATGAATTGAGCTTATATTCAATACGTTTATCAATACATATAATATAGCTAAAAAAAGCAATAGGGCAAAAACCTTTGATAGCAATActtttagagaaaaaaatttgaagcaCGATCAAAAAATCTCTGTTTAATAAGCACTCAAAAGTACAAGTATAGACGCAATAAAAAATGTGCTTCAACAATtcataaaaaataaagagatatccttctttgaaaaaatgaatatgAATTTAACAGTGGCAATTAAATAAAAGCAAATAATTTAGGCGTTCTTTGACATTGCTAATTCATCTTCagcttcttttt
The window above is part of the Pichia kudriavzevii chromosome 1, complete sequence genome. Proteins encoded here:
- a CDS encoding uncharacterized protein (PKUD0A06690; Pfam Domains: DAGAT(4e-39)) codes for the protein MKSMGRTLHTDIPKSAIHDKQNMTSGDKINSHSPIKLPLYRRFTTLSILLHCSSIILLPCLYFYLWTFESLWPFLIVYSVYTYILDDTPTTGASIYRTSTFWRTLSIYKGFIDYFPIITHRTVPLPPTLEEKTVKKVCLPSWTRALPNTVIRFLKYSGLISEKERTVISEEAIGPRYIFACHPHGVISLGITGLLCWGGKSQITKTKITEGVNFSLKDFEIDNPKDVEDDSQTTHHILLSSKSFASLFPGIKTHLLTISTQFLLPFYRDYIMALGVGLVTKSGIASLLKKNRSVAIVIGGAHESLLAKQGSNKIVLNKRKGFIKIALQNCNRSDTVSNLTEEQIDQKVMDGKWNCEMSNIAIVPTYIYGENNIHNVFNTTEYTQQTPGQENEKSKLLNLLLKMQLRLKNLTGFTIPIVNSRSIFNYDFGLLPYRRKVDIVVGKPIYITRKFGSNVGDEVTQEEIDYFHSLYIEQLMRLWKDNRMFCSPTDEELSIVY